The following are from one region of the Salvia splendens isolate huo1 chromosome 2, SspV2, whole genome shotgun sequence genome:
- the LOC121781437 gene encoding exosome complex component RRP4 homolog: MRGLQLSLDKGQKLRFERAFEVLESLSSKSNSDASVIVADDISVNNEDSILKGHGTAEMNDRLVATLCGVVERVNKLVYVRPLRARYKPEIGDIIIGRVIEVAPKRWKLEINFSQDAVLMLSSMNLPDGIQRRRTAVDELNMRSIFEENDVICAEVRGFQHDGCLHLQARSQKYGKLKRGQLLTIPPYLVKKRKQHFHHLDQYGIDLILGCNGFVWVGEHVEVRDDMIEDLSDKSEQQKVKSWNTMGDEEVQEAYTLDTRQNICRSANAIRVLSTLGFTITVEIITEIVELSKSMDLDVHEMLGAEFYVIVAEKEAERRSLPTKRR, translated from the exons ATGAGAGGCCTGCAGTTGTCGCTCGACAAAGGCCAAAAACTGAGATTCGAAAGAGCGTTCGAGGTGCTCGAATCTCTCTCCTCCAAATCCAATTCCGACGCCTCTGTCATCGTCGCCGACGACATTTCCGTTAATAATGAAGACTCCATTCTCAA GGGCCATGGCACAGCGGAGATGAACGACCGCTTGGTGGCCACGCTGTGTGGAGTTGTGGAGCGTGTCAACAAGCTTGTCTATGTCCGGCCTCTGAGGGCCAG GTACAAGCCCGAGATTGGGGATATCATCATTGGCCGTGTTATTGAG GTTGCACCAAAGCGGTGGAAACTGGAGATCAATTTCAGCCAGGATGCAGTGTTGATGCTTTCATCAATGAACTTACCAGATGGCATCCAG AGACGACGAACTGCAGTTGACGAACTTAATATGCGCAGCATATTTGAAGAGAATGATGTCATCTGT GCTGAGGTTCGTGGCTTCCAACACGACGGCTGCTTGCATCTACAAGCAAGAAGCCAGAAATATGGAAAG CTCAAGAGAGGGCAATTGCTTACAATACCCCCTTATCTTGTCAAGAAGCGTAAACAGCATTTTCACCATCTAGACCAATATGGAATTGACCTGATACTTGGTTGTAATGGATTTGTTTGGGTTGGCGAACATGTTGAAGTGCGAGATGATATGATAGAGGATCTGTCGGACAAATCCGAGCAACAAAAAGTGAAGTCATGGAACACAATGGGGGATGAAGAAGTACAAGAAGCATACACTCTGGACACCAGGCAAAATATTTGCAGATCAGCTAACGCCATCCGAGTGCTGTCTACTTTAGGCTTCACGATTACAGTAGAAATTATCACAGAAATTGTAGAGTTGAGTAAGTCTATGGATCTCGATGTGCATGAGATGCTTGGTGCAGAATTCTATGTCATCGTTGCTGAGAAAGAAGCAGAACGTAGAAGCTTGCCAACAAAAAGGAGATGA
- the LOC121781445 gene encoding RNA demethylase ALKBH10B-like: MPPAVGVAAPAAQGDRAAFKPMVVPAVVHQPQLPMMTAASEAFAKDAIIAWFRGEFAAANAIIDALCCHLTQLDDGAAYESAFAAIHQRRLNWIPILQMQKYFSIVDVTAELKKVVEKKRSENDSEVNKAQGDCAAAIDGEEKEKDNNQENSLVSNENGGGEVVDEDFSSEITDTGSQEVQPFSEPVDICSNHEQCEARRAQIKMTKGFVAKEPVKGHMVNVVRGLKLYDNIFTNTELSKLNDFVNELRVAGQNGELSGETFILYNQQTKGNKRELIQLGVPIFGHVTEDDTNTFQRNYIEPIPALLQGVIDHLIQWRLLPDNRKPNSCVINFFDEGEYSQPFLKPPHLEQPLSTLLLSESTMAFGRMLVNDGEGNYRGPLMLSLKEGSVLVMRGNSSDTARHVMCSSPNKRVSITFFRVRAEVDHASSKTTTSSKAMTLWQPGVPVPNSYGPVNMMPKWGLIRSPMVVLAAAPMRPVIVNPRKIQRGGTGVFLPWNGGSRKHAKHLPPRAQGGRFLSLPPPADANKPEN; the protein is encoded by the exons ATGCCGCCGGCGGTGGGCGTAGCAGCACCAGCAGCACAGGGAGATCGGGCGGCCTTCAAACCGATGGTGGTTCCGGCAGTGGTTCATCAGCCTCAGCTGCCGATGATGACGGCGGCATCGGAGGCGTTCGCCAAGGACGCCATTATCGCCTGGTTCCGCGGCGAGTTTGCTGCGGCGAACGCGATTATTGACGCGCTCTGCTGCCACCTGACGCAGCTGGATGACGGGGCGGCGTACGAATCGGCCTTCGCGGCGATTCACCAGCGGAGGTTGAATTGGATTCCGATTCTTCAGATGCAAAAGTACTTTTCCATCGTCGACGTGACGGCGGAGCTGAAGAAGGTGGTGGAGAAGAAGAGATCGGAGAATGACTCGGAGGTGAACAAGGCTCAGGGTGATTGTGCGGCGGCGATCGACGgggaagagaaagagaaagacaATAATCAGGAAAATTCGTTGGTGAGTAATGAAAATGGCGGAGGTGAAGTAGTTGATGAAGATTTCTCGTCGGAGATTACAGATACAG GGTCTCAGGAAGTGCAACCCTTCTCAGAACCTGTTGATATCTGTTCTAACCATGAACAGTGTGAGGCACGCCGAGCCCAGATCAAGATGACAAAAGGTTTTGTGGCAAAGGAACCAGTGAAAGGGCACATG GTGAATGTTGTCCGAGGTCTTAAGCTATATGACAACATATTCACTAATACTGAGCTATCTAAACTGAATGACTTTGTTAATGAACTCCGCGTTGCTGGTCAGAATGGTGAACTGTCAG GAGAAACCTTCATCTTATATAATCAGCAGACTAAGGGAAACAAGAGAGAGCTGATTCAGCTTGGTGTTCCCATTTTCGGACACGTTACAGAAGATGACACAAATACATTCCAAAGAA ATTATATTGAGCCGATTCCAGCTCTTCTCCAAGGTGTAATTGATCACTTGATTCAGTGGCGTTTGCTCCCAGATAATAGGAAACCAAACAGCTGCGTCATCAACTTCTTTGATGAG GGGGAATACTCTCAGCCTTTTCTAAAACCACCCCACCTGGAGCAGCCTCTTTCCACCCTCCTCCTCTCTGAATCAACAATGGCCTTCGGCCGCATGCTTGTGAACGATGGTGAAGGAAATTACAGAGGGCCTCTCATGCTCTCTCTAAAAGAAGG GTCTGTTTTGGTGATGAGGGGAAACAGCTCGGATACAGCAAGACACGTCATGTGCTCCTCTCCAAACAAGAGGGTGAGCATCACTTTCTTCAGAGTCCGAGCAGAGGTAGACCATGCATCATCAAAGACGACCACTTCGTCCAAAGCAATGACTCTTTGGCAACCTGGCGTCCCTGTGCCAAATAGTTATGGGCCGGTTAATATGATGCCCAAATGGGGCCTCATCCGTTCTCCCATGGTAGTGTTAGCAGCTGCCCCCATGCGCCCGGTGATTGTGAACCCTAGAAAAATCCAACGTGGCGGTACTGGGGTATTCTTGCCATGGAACGGTGGTTCGCGGAAGCATGCAAAACATCTCCCACCACGTGCCCAGGGAGGACGGTTTCTGTCCCTACCTCCTCCAGCCGATGCTAATAAACCTGAGAACTGA
- the LOC121758978 gene encoding alpha-L-fucosidase 1-like has product MKILKFRQPIWATRLPVVLTATIIHLLRVTSSVTPPPLPILPIPSAQQISWQLAEMALFLHFGTNTFTDSEWGTGHADPSVFNPTEFNATQWVTVAKQSGFSRVILTAKHHDGFCLWPSDYTDYSVKSTTWRNGSGDVLRDLAEAARIGGVELGVYLSPWDRHESCYGKTLEYNEFYLAQMTELLTRYGEIREVWLDGAKGEGEKYMEYFFDDWFSFIHQHQPGAVIFSDAGPDTRWIGDEAGVAGSTCWSLFNRTNDMIGNTDSKYSGQGDPFGHDWVPAECDVSIRPGWFWHASESPKSALTLLDLYYKSVGRNCLLLLNVPPNSSGLISQEDIQVLQEFSEIRSFIFSHSLAEDASVSASSTRGDLIDPRYSPHNVLQQGTHSYWAPGSVQSGWILYLDLQETIAFNVLMVQEPIQMGQRIIRFHIDFLNEDGEWKVAAKGTTVGYKRLLLFHSVRATHLRLVVEESRADPLIAYVGIYMDPFSVVNHISELSSASPINGSHPLQQATNRIASS; this is encoded by the exons ATGAAAATTCTCAAATTTCGGCAGCCCATTTGGGCAACACGACTTCCCGTGGTCTTGACAGCAACGATCATCCATCTTCTCCGAGTTACGAGCTCAGtcacgccgccgccgctgccaaTTCTCCCAATTCCGAGCGCGCAGCAGATTTCATGGCAGCTCGCGGAGATGGCCCTCTTCCTGCATTTCGGCACCAACACTTTCACGGACTCGGAGTGGGGGACGGGGCACGCGGACCCCTCTGTTTTCAACCCCACCGAGTTCAACGCGACTCAGTGGGTCACCGTGGCGAAGCAGTCTGGTTTCTCTCGCGTCATTCTGACCGCAAAGCACCACGATGGATTCTGCCTGTGGCCCTCTGACTACACCGATTACTCTGTAAAATCTACTACTTGGAGGAATGGGAGTGGAGATGTGCTGAGAGATTTGGCTGAAGCTGCCAGAATTGGTGGGGTGGAATTGGGGGTTTATCTCTCCCCTTGGGATAGGCATGAATCTTGCTATGGCAAGACTTTGGAGTATAATGAGTTTTACTTGGCCCAGATGACTGAGTTGCTCACTAG ATATGGTGAGATTAGAGAAGTTTGGTTAGATGGTGCAAAGGGTGAAGGGGAGAAATACATGGAGTACTTCTTTGATGATTGGTTTAGTTTCATTCATCAACATCAGCCCGGGGCTGTCATATTCTCGGATGCTGGTCCCGACACAAGGTGGATCGGGGATGAGGCTGGCGTCGCTGGGAGTACTTGTTGGTCTCTCTTCAACCGCACCAATGACATGATTGGCAACACTGACAGTAA ATATTCTGGGCAGGGAGACCCTTTTGGGCATGACTGGGTACCTGCAGAGTGCGACGTCTCAATCCGGCCCGGATGGTTTTGGCATGCCTCTGAATCTCCTAAATCGGCCTTAACCCTCCTCGATCTATACTACAAGTCCGTAGGGAGGAACTGCCTCCTCTTACTAAATGTGCCACCAAATTCTTCGGGTCTCATATCCCAGGAAGACATTCAAGTTCTTCAAGAGTTCTCAGAGATCCGGAGCTTCATCTTCTCACACAGTCTAGCAGAAGACGCGTCTGTCTCTGCCAGCAGCACGCGCGGTGACCTTATCGATCCGCGTTATAGCCCCCACAACGTTCTCCAGCAAGGCACACACTCCTACTGGGCTCCCGGGAGTGTGCAGTCAGGCTGGATACTGTACTTGGATCTGCAGGAGACCATTGCGTTCAATGTGTTAATGGTGCAAGAGCCGATTCAGATGGGGCAGAGGATCATCAGGTTCCATATCGATTTCTTGAATGAGGACGGGGAGTGGAAGGTGGCAGCAAAGGGCACCACAGTCGGATACAAGAGGCTGCTGCTGTTTCACAGTGTGAGAGCCACCCACCTACGCCTCGTCGTGGAGGAGTCCCGGGCTGACCCTCTGATAGCTTATGTAGGTATATATATGGATCCATTCTCCGTTGTCAATCATATTTCTGAGCTAAGCTCTGCATCACCCATCAATGGCAGTCACCCTCTTCAACAAGCTACCAACAGAATTGCATCTTCGTAA
- the LOC121793091 gene encoding uncharacterized protein At4g04775-like has protein sequence MVKTTSFYTSSVKIRLYRPNQTLFTPPLSLDSSTPNHFPFLDSSRDSSTPIGSENPVTRMSSSSQHSSRTWPRFEAVVCDHGLEADVVTSNTDANPGRRFYRCQVWKEDDCKFFRWIDPSLSPNQEYFFKKLKLDRDNVQRALRDRVAKQDALDESVRSKTVEVEALQGVVAQLQRQNRNLKVVICMLCIVLWILL, from the exons ATGgtcaaaacgacgtcgttttatacATCATCAGTCAAAATTAGGTTATATCGCCCAAATCAAACGCTATTCactcctcctctctcgctggATTCATCCACCCCCAACCATTTTCCATTCTTGGATTCAAGTCGCGATTCATCCACCCCCATTGGAAGCGAAAATCCCGTAACAAG GATGTCGAGTTCTTCCCAGCATTCGAGCAGAACGTGGCCGAGGTTTGAGGCAGTGGTCTGTGATCACGGTCTTGAAGCTGATGTGGTGACATCCAATACGGATGCCAATCCCGGACGACGCTTCTATCGTTGCCAAGTCTGGAAGGAGGACGACTGTAAATTCTTTCGTTGGATTGATCCATCATTGTCACCGAATCAAgagtattttttcaaaaaactgAAGCTTGATAGGGACAACGTGCAAAGAGCATTGAGAGATAGGGTTGCTAAGCAGGATGCACTCGACGAGAGCGTCCGTTCGAAAACCGTTGAAGTTGAAGCACTCCAAGGTGTTGTCGCACAGTTGCAGCGTCAAAACCGGAACTTGAAGGTTGTCATTTGCATGTTATGTATCGTCTTGTGGATCTTGTTGTAG
- the LOC121793092 gene encoding uncharacterized protein LOC121793092, with translation MASDYPRAETSSALHLGPAPQRQVAESGGRSQSTDPITLGFAQLNERFDKMDRRVETLERRPHPQAADHTQVWDDAEHEWEEYRGHGRPVREDLDRSYRHQDRGRGRPSRGGRGDRGGGGRFSQRRDVTEYRTGRRRDNWDPPQRHDDWDEDPHEDRGVSCWDPPQRRERFPRQGTDYSSGLKMDAPHFNGADAPNWISRVQYYFDHKRIPESERLHYVVMLFDPPASEWIFNYRETNGFVTWPEFLDDVRHRFDPQSFRNYTGLIAKLVQTSTVADYHATFERYLNRVTDLSESSLIPIFIQGLKQPLQEKIELQNPVSLAEAMALALRLAATQDERPHQPSPYPRRQWSGKEQRAPPIPGSTPISGPQPQELQGRDADKARVYPIRVSNAEKSERARRGLCYHCPEKWVAGHVCKVKLLCYMDDDADNLQEDTAGDQVPEDELITADLSHLHALDGRGSSKPFIVQGTLGVTNVRVLIDTGATLDFLQPRIAEILQLDLTPIRPFRVLVGNGASLLCTHIARGTKLTLQGNIFVVDLHILAHHGPDVILGMRWLESLGKVSADFVRKTLEFTHGERPVFLQGLIPGPKQISLHSLYTLTTQPTDHEFYEIVPIDSGTEAVEGSSREDFPPGLPNGILAVLNTHRAVFEQPSGMPPPRQFDHRIHLLPGTRPINVRPYRYPYFQKTEIERQVRDMLEQGIIRHSHSPFSSPVLLIRKKDGTFRFCIDYRALNKATVPDHFPIPTAEELFDELGGARYFTKLDLRSGYHQIRMNGDDIFKTAFRTHDGHFEFLVMPFGLTNAPSTFQAAMNAIFQPLLRKCVIVFFDDILIYSPTIELHSSHLEAVLELLHANNFFVKLSKCSFCSMSVEYLGHIIDEGHLKADPTKIQAMTAWPKPGTVRQLRGFLGLTGYYRRFVAHYAMIAAPLTDLLKKEAFRWGPEAEKAFAALKQAMTSAPVLQLPNFDLPFCVETDACDVGIGAVLMQRDHPIAFFSKKLGPRRRVASTYHKELYAIVEAVQKWRQYLLGREFIIRTDQRSLKELLQQVVQTPDQQLYVRKLMGYKFVIEYKRGSMNKAADALSRQHDVPSPHPDLPATDDAPVEVTTDVDAVQLLPVVAKPVPDILRVLREEAASLPELVELSAKIKSGDAPSHLSWADGLIYYHRRVLVSAESKAKRTLLKEHHCSPMAGHPGHERTFRLLAAGFYWPNMRKDVVTFVNECVVCQSTKYSTRKPAGLLQPLPVPSQVWEDVSMDFITGLPQSRGYTTIMVVVDRLSKYAHFAPLPPKFDASRVAQLFVNTVVRHHGFPKTLVSDRDSVFLNATWEEMMRLSGTKLHFSTAYHPQSDGQTEVRNRGLEQYLRAFASDKPSRWTNFLPWAELALNCSHHSALGMTPYKALYGREPPTLVASPPSAKTPPNVADIIKERGELLVTLRRNLLQAQQRMTDVANRHRRHVEFDVGDVVWLKLQPYRQHSVAKPLSAKLAPRFYGPFEILERVGPVAYKLRLPEGSRVHNVFHVSLLREFVAGDGDVDGVKLPPVFVGDRPVVRPVAVLEERVSWRGDRPERQCLVQWEDDAFTPTWEPVEAIGRQFPEVRLVDKAIVNGGGVDTRPPPPDATAERHAELEATTAEQHGAAERHAELEVTTAEQHDAALPEPSSTTQPSSTTQCVNDRSEELIVSKRSLRPRDKLKAPNKFKN, from the coding sequence ATGGCTTCGGATTACCCGAGAGCCGAGACGTCGTCGGCACTACATCTAGGGCCGGCGCCACAGCGCCAAGTAGCCGAGTCAGGGGGTCGGTCCCAATCAACGGATCCGATCACGCTAGGGTTCGCGCAGTTAAATGAACGCTTTGATAAGATGGACCGTCGGGTCGAAACCTTGGAGCGCCGACCGCATCCACAAGCGGCTGATCACACCCAAGTTTGGGACGATGCCGAACACGAATGGGAGGAGTATCGAGGGCACGGTCGGCCAGTACGTGAGGATCTTGACCGTTCATACCGACACCAGGATCGAGGTCGGGGACGCCCGTCTCGGGGTGGTCGCGGTGATCGGGGTGGAGGAGGCCGTTTTTCGCAGCGGCGCGATGTGACGGAGTATCGAACGGGTCGCCGTCGGGACAATTGGGATCCACCTCAGAGGCACGACGATTGGGACGAGGATCCGCACGAGGATCGCGGTGTCTCCTGCTGGGACCCGCCTCAGCGCCGAGAGCGTTTTCCCCGCCAGGGAACCGATTACTCTTCCGGCTTGAAGATGGACGCGCCCCACTTTAACGGGGCGGATGCGCCAAATTGGATATCCCGCGTACAATATTATTTCGATCACAAACGGATCCCGGAGTCTGAGCGTCTGCATTATGTAGTGATGCTGTTTGACCCCCCCGCTTCGGAATGGATATTCAATTATAGGGAGACCAATGGTTTTGTAACGTGGCCGGAGTTCCTGGACGACGTCAGACATCGCTTTGACCCACAGAGCTTCAGAAATTACACGGGTCTGATCGCCAAGCTGGTTCAGACGTCTACCGTAGCAGACTACCACGCAACGTTCGAACGGTACCTCAATCGGGTGACCGATTTATCGGAGTCATCTCTGATTCCTATTTTTATCCAAGGGCTCAAGCAACCCTTGCAAGAGAAGATCGAATTGCAGAACCCGGTTTCATTAGCGGAGGCAATGGCATTGGCATTGCGCTTGGCTGCAACACAAGACGAGCGACCGCACCAACCGTCGCCATATCCGCGACGCCAGTGGTCAGGGAAGGAGCAGAGGGCCCCCCCGATCCCCGGTTCGACCCCAATTTCTGGACCACAGCCGCAAGAACTTCAGGGACGTGACGCGGACAAGGCACGGGTATACCCAATCAGGGTGTCTAACGCCGAGAAATCGGAGCGGGCACGCCGAGGGCTTTGTTACCATTGCCCTGAAAAATGGGTCGCAGGCCACGTCTGTAAGGTCAAACTTCTTTGCTATATGGATGACGATGCTGACAACCTGCAGGAGGATACCGCGGGAGATCAAGTGCCGGAGGACGAACTAATTACGGCTGATCTATCGCACCTTCACGCCTTGGATGGCCGAGGGAGCTCGAAACCGTTCATTGTACAGGGCACGTTGGGCGTAACCAACGTGCGGGTATTGATCGACACAGGCGCGACATTGGATTTCCTCCAGCCACGCATCGCCGAAATACTCCAGTTGGACCTAACACCCATCAGACCATTCCGGGTGTTGGTAGGTAACGGAGcatccctgctctgcacccacATAGCGCGGGGCACCAAGCTGACGCTGCAGGGCAACATATTTGTGGTGGATCTCCATATTCTCGCTCACCATGGGCCAGATGTGATTTTGGGAATGCGTTGGTTGGAATCGCTGGGGAAGGTGTCGGCGGATTTCGTCAGAAAAACGTTGGAATTTACTCACGGAGAGCGACCGGTTTTCTTACAAGGCTTGATACCGGGGCCAAAACAAATATCCCTTCACTCGTTATACACATTAACGACGCAACCAACGGACCACGAGTTCTATGAGATTGTACCGATTGACAGCGGCACTGAGGCAGTGGAGGGAAGCAGCAGGGAGGACTTTCCTCCGGGCTTGCCGAACGGAATTCTCGCGGTTTTAAACACACACCGAGCGGTGTTTGAACAGCCTAGTGGCATGCCCCCGCCGCGGCAGTTTGATCACCGAATTCATCTCCTACCCGGTACACGGCCGATTAATGTTAGACCGTACAGGTACCCCTACTTCCAGAAGACGGAAATCGAAAGGCAGGTTCGCGATATGCTGGAACAGGGTATCATTCGCCATAGTCACAGCCCGTTCTCGTCCCCGGTATTGCTGATCCGAAAAAAGGATGGCACTTTTCGGTTTTGCATTGATTACCGAGCCCTCAATAAGGCCACCGTGCCGGATCATTTCCCCATTCCTACGGCAGAAGAACTATTTGACGAGTTGGGAGGTGCTAGGTACTTCACTAAGTTGGATCTTCGCTCGGGGTATCACCAAATTCGAATGAACGGGGACGACATTTTCAAAACCGCTTTTAGAACTCATGATGGGCATTTCGAGTTTCTCGTGATGCCTTTCGGGTTGACAAACGCACCGTCCACCTTCCAGGCGGCGATGAATGCTATTTTCCAGCCACTTCTCAGAAAATGTGTTATCGTTTTCTTCGATGACATTTTGATTTATAGCCCGACCATTGAGCTGCATAGTAGCCACCTGGAAGCCGTTCTGGAACTGCTCCATGCTAATAACTTCTTCGTGAAGCTTTCGAAGTGTTCATTTTGTAGTATGTCGGTGGAGTATTTAGGGCACATCATTGACGAAGGCCATCTCAAGGCCGACCCGACCAAAATACAGGCGATGACGGCGTGGCCTAAGCCGGGAACGGTACGGCAACTGCGAGGTTTTTTAGGGTTGACAGGCTACTACCGCCGTTTCGTCGCCCACTACGCGATGATCGCGGCGCCCTTAACAGATTTACTTAAAAAAGAGGCTTTTCGATGGGGCCCCGAAGCCGAGAAGGCGTTCGCAGCTCTGAAGCAGGCGATGACATCAGCTCCGGTCCTCCAATTGCCGAATTTCGACTTGCCATTTTGCGTGGAGACTGACGCGTGCGACGTGGGCATTGGCGCGGTGCTAATGCAACGGGATCACCCCATTGCGTTTTTCAGTAAGAAACTGGGACCTCGCAGGAGGGTGGCATCTACGTATCATAAGGAATTATATGCTATTGTGGAGGCCGTGCAAAAATGGCGACAGTATCTATTGGGGCGTGAGTTCATCATTAGAACGGATCAGAGGAGTTTGAAAGAGCTGTTACAACAAGTGGTCCAGACCCCAGACCAACAACTCTATGTTAGAAAGTTGATGGGATATAAGTTTGTGATCGAGTACAAGAGAGGCAGCATGAACAAGGCGGCAGATGCCTTGTCCCGGCAGCACGACGTGCCGAGCCCGCATCCCGATTTGCCTGCGACAGACGACGCTCCCGTCGAAGTCACGACGGATGTGGACGCGGTCCAGCTCCTACCAGTCGTCGCTAAGCCTGTACCTGATATATTGCGCGTGTTGCGCGAGGAGGCGGCCTCCCTACCCGAACTAGTGGAACTCTCGGCCAAAATCAAATCAGGCGACGCGCCCTCGCACTTATCATGGGCCGATGGCCTGATATATTACCATCGCAGGGTGTTGGTGAGCGCGGAGTCCAAGGCAAAACGGACGTTACTAAAGGAACACCATTGCTCGCCGATGGCGGGTCATCCGGGACACGAGAGAACATTCCGCCTATTGGCGGCGGGGTTTTATTGGCCAAACATGCGCAAAGATGTAGTGACGTTTGTGAACGAGTGTGTGGTGTGCCAGTCCACGAAGTATTCAACGCGAAAGCCGGCGGGGCTATTGCAGCCGCTACCCGTCCCGTCGCAAGTATGGGAGGATGTGTCAATGGACTTCATCACCGGGCTGCCCCAGTCCCGGGGGTATACAACCattatggtggtggtggataggcTTTCAAAATATGCTCATTTCGCCCCCCTACCTCCTAAATTTGACGCCTCCCGAGTGGCGCAGCTGTTTGTGAATACGGTGGTCCGGCACCACGGGTTCCCTAAAACCTTGGTGTCGGATAGAGATTCGGTGTTCCTCAACGCAACATGGGAGGAGATGATGCGTCTGAGCGGCACCAAGCTTCACTTTTCCACCGCCTACCATCCGCAGTCGGATGGCCAGACGGAAGTCCGTAATCGGGGTTTGGAGCAGTATCTGCGAGCATTTGCTTCCGATAAACCTTCAAGATGGACGAATTTTTTACCATGGGCGGAGTTAGCTCTAAACTGTTCCCATCACTCTGCGCTGGGCATGACACCTTATAAAGCATTGTATGGGCGTGAGCCGCCCACGTTAGTGGCGTCCCCGCCGTCAGCAAAAACGCCGCCTAATGTGGCAGATATTATCAAAGAGCGTGGGGAGCTGCTGGTCACGTTACGGCGAAACCTCTTGCAGGCCCAGCAGCGAATGACGGATGTGGCAAACAGACACCGCAGGCACGTGGAGTTTGACGTGGGCGATGTCGTATGGCTGAAACTGCAACCGTACAGGCAGCACTCGGTTGCGAAACCGTTGTCGGCAAAGCTGGCGCCACGGTTCTATGGCCCCTTCGAAATTTTGGAGAGGGTGGGCCCGGTGGCATACAAATTACGTCTTCCGGAGGGTAGTAGAGTCCACAATGTGTTCCACGTGAGCTTGTTGCGTGAATTTGTGGCGGGCGACGGGGATGTGGACGGAGTGAAATTGCCTCCCGTGTTTGTGGGGGATAGGCCAGTGGTGCGTCCCGTGGCAGTGTTGGAGGAGCGCGTCAGCTGGCGGGGCGACCGACCGGAGCGACAGTGCTTGGTGCAGTGGGAAGATGATGCTTTCACACCTACTTGGGAGCCGGTCGAGGCGATTGGTAGGCAGTTCCCGGAGGTTCGCCTTGTGGACAAGGCGATTGTTAACGGAGGGGGGGTTGATACGAGACCCCCGCCACCAGACGCAACAGCAGAGcggcatgccgagctggaggcgacaacagccgagcagcacgGCGCAGCAGAGcggcatgccgagctggaggtgacaacagccgagcagcacgacgcagcgcTTCcggagccgagcagcacgacgcagccgagcagcacgacgcagtGCGTGAATGACCGAAGTGAAGAATTGATTGTGTCGAAGAGATCCTTGAGGCCGAGAGACAAGCTCAAGGCGCCGAACAAGTTCAAGAATTAG